In one Streptomyces sp. T12 genomic region, the following are encoded:
- a CDS encoding family 43 glycosylhydrolase, producing MRRIAVRLLMAVLVALAACLTGPAPAAQAAVPDSPAVTYTNPIAEKRADPHIFKHTDGYYYFTATVPEYDRIVLRRATTIQGLSTAPETTIWTKHASGVMGAHIWAPEIHFIDGKWYVYFAAGSTSDVWAIRMYVLEGTGANPLTATWAEKGQIKTTWESFSLDATTFVVNGVRYLSWAQRNPSENNNTSLFIAKMANPWTITGTPAEISQPTLSWETVGYKVNEGPAVIQHGGKVFMTYSASATDANYCLGMLTASASADLTNPASWTKGTQPVFKSSDATSQYGPGHNSFTVSEDGKSDILVYHDRSYKNITGDPLNDPNRRTRVQKVYWKADGTPDFGIPVADGVTPQRFSSYNFADRFIRHWEYRAKIEANVSPLADSQFRVVTGLAGSGTVSLESANFPGYYLRHKNFEVWVEKNDGTASFASDASFYKRAGLADSAGVSYESYNYAGRYIRHYEYLLQVQALSTATDRADATFYAQ from the coding sequence TTGAGACGCATAGCCGTACGGCTGCTCATGGCCGTCCTCGTCGCCCTGGCGGCCTGCCTCACCGGGCCGGCCCCCGCCGCCCAGGCCGCCGTCCCCGACTCCCCCGCCGTGACCTACACCAACCCGATCGCGGAGAAGCGGGCCGACCCGCACATCTTCAAACACACCGACGGCTACTACTACTTCACCGCGACCGTCCCCGAGTACGACCGCATCGTGCTGCGCCGGGCGACCACCATCCAGGGTCTGTCGACCGCGCCCGAGACCACGATCTGGACCAAGCACGCCAGCGGCGTGATGGGCGCGCACATCTGGGCGCCGGAGATCCACTTCATCGACGGCAAGTGGTACGTGTACTTCGCCGCCGGCTCCACCAGTGACGTGTGGGCGATCCGGATGTACGTCCTGGAGGGCACGGGCGCCAACCCGCTGACCGCCACCTGGGCGGAGAAGGGGCAGATCAAGACGACGTGGGAGAGCTTCTCGCTCGACGCCACGACCTTCGTCGTGAACGGTGTCCGCTACCTGTCCTGGGCCCAGCGCAACCCGTCCGAGAACAACAACACCAGCCTGTTCATCGCCAAGATGGCCAACCCCTGGACGATCACCGGTACCCCGGCGGAGATCTCGCAGCCCACACTGTCCTGGGAGACGGTCGGCTACAAGGTCAACGAGGGCCCGGCGGTGATCCAGCACGGCGGCAAGGTCTTCATGACCTACTCGGCGAGCGCGACCGACGCCAACTACTGCCTGGGCATGCTGACCGCGTCGGCGAGCGCCGATCTGACCAACCCGGCGTCCTGGACGAAGGGTACGCAGCCGGTCTTCAAGTCCAGCGACGCGACCTCGCAGTACGGCCCGGGCCACAACTCCTTCACCGTCTCCGAGGACGGCAAGTCCGACATCCTCGTCTACCACGACCGCAGCTACAAGAACATCACCGGCGACCCGCTCAACGACCCCAACCGCCGCACCCGCGTGCAGAAGGTGTACTGGAAGGCCGACGGCACCCCCGACTTCGGCATCCCGGTGGCCGACGGAGTCACGCCGCAGCGCTTCTCGTCGTACAACTTCGCGGACCGGTTCATCCGGCACTGGGAGTACCGCGCCAAGATCGAGGCCAACGTCTCCCCGCTCGCGGACTCCCAGTTCCGCGTCGTGACCGGCCTGGCCGGCAGCGGGACGGTCTCGCTGGAGTCGGCCAACTTCCCCGGCTACTACCTGCGGCACAAGAACTTCGAGGTGTGGGTGGAGAAGAACGACGGCACGGCGTCGTTCGCGTCCGACGCCAGCTTCTACAAGCGGGCCGGGCTCGCCGACTCCGCCGGGGTCTCCTACGAGTCGTACAACTACGCCGGGCGCTACATCAGGCACTACGAGTACCTGCTGCAGGTGCAGGCACTCAGCACGGCGACGGACCGGGCGGACGCCACGTTCTACGCCCAGTGA
- a CDS encoding family 43 glycosylhydrolase, protein MSHPPLRKRRRSLILCVLAALLALVATTQPASAADGRPYTNPLKSFKGADPWLQYHDGNYYLITTTFTGILGIRKSPTLAGLATAPNVQVYADTTSTRNTNFWAPEMHLFNGHWYVYYSAGQSGVACCDSQRTHVLESAGTDPMGPYTYKGSLTGSNLTPGGWLIDASVLQANNKLYLMGSGFINGSTQSLVIAPLSNPYTLASNTFTIISSPTLDWERSGNPVNEGPEPLYHNGRTFLTYSASSCQTADYKLGQLELTGSDPLNPASWTKKQTPVFQRSDANSVYGPGHNGFFTSPDGTENWIVYHANSASNGGCGNGRTTRAQEFTWNADGTPNFGTPVALGTTLPGPSGETAATPTSYTLVNRNSGKCLDVNGGNTADGTNIFQWSCTGGANQKWKLEDLGDDTNRLVNVATGKVMDTAECSASDGADIRQWSWLNNKCQRYRLVFTASGDYVRIVNESTGKVADVADCSTANGADVRQWAWLNNNCQQWKLVPTT, encoded by the coding sequence ATGTCTCACCCGCCGCTCAGGAAGCGCCGCAGATCGCTGATCCTCTGCGTACTCGCGGCCCTCCTTGCCCTGGTGGCGACCACACAGCCGGCGTCCGCGGCGGACGGCCGCCCGTATACCAACCCGCTGAAGTCGTTCAAGGGCGCCGACCCCTGGCTGCAGTACCACGACGGCAACTACTACCTGATCACCACGACGTTCACCGGCATCCTCGGCATCCGCAAGTCGCCGACTCTTGCGGGCCTCGCCACCGCGCCCAACGTGCAGGTCTACGCGGACACCACGTCGACGCGCAACACCAACTTCTGGGCGCCGGAGATGCACCTGTTCAACGGCCACTGGTACGTCTACTACTCGGCCGGGCAGAGCGGTGTCGCCTGCTGTGACTCGCAGCGGACCCATGTCCTGGAGAGCGCCGGCACCGATCCCATGGGGCCGTACACCTACAAGGGTTCGCTCACCGGCTCCAATCTCACCCCGGGCGGCTGGCTGATCGACGCGAGTGTGCTGCAGGCCAACAACAAGCTGTACCTGATGGGCAGCGGGTTCATCAACGGCAGCACGCAGAGCCTGGTCATCGCGCCGCTGAGCAATCCCTACACCCTCGCAAGCAACACCTTCACCATCATCTCCAGCCCGACCCTGGACTGGGAGCGCTCCGGCAACCCCGTCAACGAGGGCCCCGAGCCGCTCTACCACAACGGCCGCACCTTCCTGACGTACTCCGCGAGCTCCTGCCAGACCGCCGACTACAAGCTCGGCCAGCTGGAGCTGACCGGCTCCGACCCGCTGAACCCGGCGTCCTGGACGAAGAAGCAGACCCCCGTCTTCCAGCGCAGTGATGCCAACAGCGTCTACGGCCCCGGTCACAACGGCTTCTTCACCTCGCCCGACGGCACCGAGAACTGGATCGTCTACCACGCCAACTCCGCGTCCAACGGCGGCTGCGGCAACGGACGCACCACCCGCGCCCAGGAGTTCACCTGGAACGCCGACGGCACCCCCAACTTCGGCACCCCCGTCGCCCTCGGCACCACGCTCCCCGGCCCGTCCGGCGAGACGGCGGCGACGCCGACGTCGTACACCCTCGTCAACCGCAACAGCGGCAAGTGCCTCGACGTGAACGGCGGCAACACGGCCGACGGCACCAACATCTTCCAGTGGAGCTGCACCGGCGGCGCCAACCAGAAGTGGAAGCTGGAGGACCTCGGTGACGACACCAACCGGCTGGTCAACGTCGCCACCGGCAAGGTGATGGACACCGCCGAGTGCTCCGCCTCCGACGGCGCCGACATCCGGCAGTGGTCCTGGCTGAACAACAAGTGCCAGCGCTACCGCCTCGTCTTCACCGCGAGCGGCGACTACGTGCGGATCGTCAACGAGTCCACCGGCAAGGTCGCCGACGTCGCCGACTGCTCCACCGCGAACGGCGCCGACGTACGGCAGTGGGCGTGGCTGAACAACAACTGCCAGCAGTGGAAGCTCGTCCCCACCACCTGA
- a CDS encoding SpoIIE family protein phosphatase yields the protein MAGILGRLRSLLSARTVARQVFVLQAAIVLLLVAAAVAALVLQVRNDTEREARNRSLAVAESFANAPGVVEALADPDPTTLLQPRAEAAREATGVDFIVVMTRDGIRYTHPNPDRIGKHFVGTIAPAAAGGVVRETYTGTLGPSVRAVVPVTDGDGEVVGLVAAGVTLASVGGVVDHQLPVLLGSAAAAFALATGGTALVSRRLLRQTHGLGPAEMTRMYEHHDAVLHSVREGVLILDGRRRLALANDEARRLLGLAADAEGRLCLDLGIGSDLAALFASGRDATDEVHLARGRLLAVSQRSTDRAGGPPGSVATLRDTTELRTMTGRADVAQERLKLLYDAGLEIGTTLDVTRTSQELADFAVPRFADFVSIDLADPVLRGGEPKLGRTDMRRVAFRGVREGSPLYPIGKLIHFAPATPQAFGFGTGQTVLEADMPAFSGWQEQDPDNARRLVDFGIHAMLTVPLRARGVIMGMATFWRADRPEPFEQDDVSMAEELVARAAVSIDNARRYTREHTLSVTLQRSLLPRALPAQSGLDVAYRYLPAHAAQGGVGGDWFDVIPLPGARVALVVGDVVGHGLHAAATMGRLRTAVHNFSTLDLPPDELLGHLDELVVRIDQDEGDGEAAPVTGATCLYAVYDPTSGLCALSRAGHLEPALVHPDGRVEFPAVPGGPPLGLGGSLPFEATELHLSEGSGLVLYTDGLVEDQRRDIDEGLELLRGALAAAPPTHGRTPEETCKAVLETLLPERPRDDVALVVARTRMLPADRTASWDVPDDPAAVARVRAAATRTLDEWGLAEEAFTTELILSELVTNALRHATGPIHVRLIRDRALICEVADGSSTAPHLRSAATTDEGGRGLFLVAQFAERWGTRYTADGKVIWTEQPLADGPA from the coding sequence ATGGCCGGAATCCTCGGCCGCCTGCGCTCCCTGTTGAGCGCGCGCACCGTCGCCCGGCAGGTCTTCGTGCTGCAGGCGGCGATCGTGCTGCTCCTCGTCGCCGCCGCGGTGGCGGCCCTGGTGCTGCAGGTCCGCAACGACACCGAGCGGGAGGCCCGCAACAGGTCCCTCGCCGTCGCCGAGTCCTTCGCGAACGCGCCGGGCGTCGTCGAGGCCCTGGCCGATCCGGATCCGACCACGCTGCTCCAGCCGCGTGCCGAGGCGGCGCGCGAGGCGACCGGCGTGGACTTCATCGTCGTGATGACCAGGGACGGGATCCGCTACACGCATCCCAACCCCGACCGGATCGGCAAGCACTTCGTCGGCACCATCGCACCGGCCGCGGCGGGCGGGGTCGTACGGGAGACGTACACCGGAACCCTGGGGCCGTCCGTGCGGGCCGTGGTCCCCGTGACCGACGGCGACGGCGAGGTCGTCGGTCTGGTGGCCGCCGGGGTGACGCTGGCCAGCGTGGGCGGGGTCGTGGATCACCAGCTGCCGGTGCTGCTCGGCTCGGCGGCGGCCGCGTTCGCCCTCGCCACCGGCGGGACCGCGCTGGTCAGCCGGCGGCTGCTGCGGCAGACGCACGGGCTGGGGCCCGCCGAGATGACGCGGATGTACGAGCATCACGACGCCGTTCTGCACTCCGTACGGGAGGGGGTGCTGATCCTGGACGGGCGGCGGCGGCTGGCGCTGGCGAACGACGAGGCGCGCCGACTGCTCGGGCTGGCCGCCGACGCGGAAGGGCGGCTCTGCCTCGACCTCGGCATCGGAAGCGACCTGGCCGCACTGTTCGCCTCCGGGCGGGACGCCACCGACGAGGTGCACCTGGCGCGGGGCCGGCTGCTGGCCGTCAGCCAGCGCTCGACCGACCGGGCCGGCGGGCCGCCCGGCAGCGTGGCCACGCTGCGGGACACCACCGAGCTGCGGACGATGACCGGCAGGGCGGACGTGGCGCAGGAGCGGCTGAAGCTGCTGTACGACGCGGGGCTGGAGATCGGCACCACCCTCGATGTCACGCGCACCTCGCAGGAGCTGGCCGACTTCGCGGTGCCGCGGTTCGCCGACTTCGTCAGCATCGACCTGGCGGATCCGGTGCTGCGCGGCGGGGAGCCGAAGCTGGGCCGCACGGACATGCGCCGGGTCGCGTTCCGGGGTGTGCGGGAGGGCAGCCCGCTCTATCCGATCGGGAAGCTGATCCACTTCGCCCCGGCCACCCCGCAGGCCTTCGGCTTCGGCACCGGCCAGACCGTGCTGGAGGCGGACATGCCCGCCTTCTCCGGCTGGCAGGAGCAGGATCCCGACAACGCCCGCAGGCTCGTGGATTTCGGGATCCACGCGATGCTCACGGTCCCGTTGCGCGCCCGCGGCGTCATCATGGGCATGGCCACCTTCTGGCGCGCCGACCGGCCCGAGCCCTTCGAGCAGGACGACGTCTCGATGGCCGAGGAGCTGGTGGCCCGGGCCGCCGTCAGCATCGACAACGCCCGCCGCTACACCCGCGAGCACACCCTGTCGGTCACGCTCCAGCGCAGCCTGCTGCCCCGGGCCCTGCCCGCCCAGAGCGGCCTCGACGTCGCCTACCGCTATCTGCCCGCGCACGCGGCGCAGGGCGGGGTCGGCGGGGACTGGTTCGACGTCATCCCGCTGCCGGGCGCGAGGGTGGCGCTGGTCGTCGGGGACGTCGTCGGGCACGGGCTGCACGCGGCGGCCACGATGGGACGGCTCCGTACGGCGGTCCACAACTTCTCCACCCTGGACCTGCCGCCCGACGAACTCCTCGGCCATCTGGACGAGCTGGTGGTCCGCATCGACCAGGACGAGGGCGACGGCGAGGCCGCGCCGGTCACCGGGGCCACCTGCCTGTACGCCGTGTACGACCCGACCTCCGGGCTGTGCGCCCTCTCCCGCGCCGGCCACCTCGAACCGGCCCTCGTCCACCCCGACGGCCGCGTCGAGTTCCCCGCCGTCCCCGGCGGGCCCCCGCTGGGCCTGGGCGGCAGCCTGCCCTTCGAGGCGACCGAGCTGCACCTGTCCGAGGGCAGCGGTCTCGTGCTGTACACGGACGGGCTGGTCGAGGACCAGCGGCGGGACATCGACGAGGGGCTGGAGCTGCTGCGCGGGGCGCTCGCCGCGGCGCCGCCGACACACGGCCGGACGCCGGAGGAGACGTGCAAGGCGGTACTGGAGACCCTGCTGCCCGAGCGGCCGCGCGACGACGTCGCCCTCGTCGTCGCGCGGACGCGGATGCTCCCCGCCGACCGCACGGCGTCCTGGGACGTCCCGGACGACCCCGCGGCCGTGGCCCGGGTCCGGGCGGCGGCCACCAGGACGCTGGACGAGTGGGGGCTGGCGGAGGAGGCGTTCACGACCGAGCTGATCCTCAGCGAGCTGGTCACGAACGCCCTCCGCCACGCCACCGGCCCCATCCACGTCCGCCTGATCCGCGACCGCGCCCTGATCTGCGAGGTCGCCGACGGCAGCAGCACCGCCCCGCATCTGCGCAGCGCGGCCACGACGGACGAGGGTGGACGGGGCCTGTTCCTGGTGGCGCAGTTCGCCGAGCGGTGGGGCACGCGGTACACCGCGGACGGCAAGGTGATCTGGACGGAGCAGCCCCTCGCCGACGGCCCTGCCTGA
- a CDS encoding PP2C family protein-serine/threonine phosphatase — translation MSKAPHHGRDHMPRRLVAATPVLPILIVFAIVVVDLICGSGMTSVPLLAVGPALAATTNGPRGVLCVGLLAAALGATLGIRDGGQGRELAVVLAALLAVTLASVLASALRGRRERVLAAVRSVAEAAQHALLQPVPATVGPFQVAVRYSAAAAEARIGGDLYALVSTPYGVRLIVGDVRGKGLPAVGTAALVLGVFREAAYDEPDLLAVVARIERSLARNLGSDDFVTAVVAGYPRAGQLEVVNCGHAPPLLVRESVVVPVEPDLPAPPLGLRTLSGETPALQVLPFTDGDQLLLYTDGVTEARNHGREFYPLAEGLARHASEEPARTVTALHDELLAHVGGRLHDDAALLLLRIPVAPEPPAAPAASDAGRIGSCSP, via the coding sequence ATGAGCAAGGCCCCGCACCACGGTCGTGACCACATGCCGAGGCGACTGGTCGCCGCTACACCCGTACTGCCGATCCTGATCGTCTTCGCCATCGTGGTCGTCGACCTCATCTGCGGGTCGGGGATGACCTCGGTGCCGCTGCTCGCCGTGGGTCCCGCGCTCGCCGCGACCACGAACGGGCCGCGCGGGGTCCTGTGCGTGGGACTGCTCGCCGCCGCCCTGGGCGCGACCCTCGGGATCCGGGACGGCGGACAGGGCCGCGAGCTGGCGGTCGTGCTGGCCGCCCTGCTGGCCGTCACCCTGGCGAGTGTCCTGGCCAGCGCGCTGCGCGGGCGGCGCGAGCGGGTGCTGGCGGCCGTCCGCTCCGTCGCCGAGGCCGCTCAGCACGCGCTGCTGCAGCCCGTACCGGCGACGGTGGGGCCGTTCCAGGTGGCCGTCCGCTACAGCGCGGCCGCGGCGGAGGCCCGGATCGGCGGTGACCTCTACGCGCTCGTGTCCACGCCCTACGGCGTCAGGCTGATCGTCGGCGATGTGCGCGGCAAGGGACTGCCGGCCGTGGGGACGGCCGCTCTGGTGCTCGGTGTCTTCCGCGAGGCCGCCTACGACGAGCCCGATCTCCTCGCCGTCGTCGCGCGGATCGAGCGGAGCCTGGCCCGCAACCTGGGCAGCGACGACTTCGTCACCGCCGTGGTCGCCGGGTACCCGCGGGCGGGCCAGCTGGAAGTGGTCAACTGCGGTCACGCGCCGCCGCTGCTGGTGCGCGAGTCCGTCGTCGTGCCGGTCGAGCCGGACCTTCCGGCACCGCCCCTCGGGCTGCGCACCCTCTCCGGCGAGACCCCCGCTCTGCAGGTGCTGCCCTTCACCGACGGGGACCAGCTGCTGCTCTACACCGACGGCGTCACCGAGGCCCGCAACCACGGCCGTGAGTTCTACCCGCTCGCCGAGGGGCTGGCGCGGCACGCGTCCGAGGAGCCGGCCCGCACGGTCACCGCACTCCACGACGAACTGCTGGCCCACGTGGGCGGCCGACTGCACGACGACGCGGCCCTGCTGCTGCTCCGCATCCCGGTCGCCCCCGAGCCGCCCGCGGCCCCGGCAGCGTCCGACGCCGGGCGCATCGGCTCGTGCTCGCCGTAG
- a CDS encoding IclR family transcriptional regulator, translating into MGARDGPTLISSVQRAFRLLEAVSAHENGAPAKQLARETGLPLATAYHLLRTLVHDGYVRKLDDGGFILGERLQMLHTTGRAQALLSRIRPTLAALRDELSTAAYLTFYEEGEIRVAEIVDGPRTPRVDLWVGFEDAGHATALGKSVLRELDDEARKDYLSRHALADLTPRTITDTPELLRRLDSSPMAPAVTDLEEYALGTVCVAVPVYSGNTLGSLGVSLRADRRSRLEEITARLLPAASRVTRGLSLTI; encoded by the coding sequence ATGGGTGCTCGTGACGGCCCGACGCTGATCAGCTCTGTCCAGCGGGCCTTCCGCCTGCTGGAGGCAGTCAGCGCGCACGAGAACGGCGCGCCGGCGAAGCAGCTGGCACGCGAGACGGGCCTGCCCCTGGCCACCGCGTACCACCTGCTGCGGACGCTGGTCCACGACGGGTACGTCCGCAAGCTCGACGACGGCGGGTTCATCCTGGGCGAACGGCTCCAGATGCTGCACACGACGGGCCGGGCGCAGGCGCTGCTCAGCCGGATCCGCCCCACGCTCGCCGCGCTGCGGGACGAACTGTCGACCGCCGCCTACCTCACCTTCTACGAGGAGGGGGAGATCCGGGTCGCCGAGATCGTCGACGGTCCCCGCACTCCCCGCGTCGACCTGTGGGTGGGGTTCGAGGACGCCGGACACGCCACGGCGCTGGGCAAGTCCGTCCTGCGCGAGCTGGACGACGAGGCGCGCAAGGACTACCTGTCCCGGCATGCGCTCGCCGACCTCACCCCCAGGACGATCACCGACACACCGGAACTGCTCCGGCGGCTCGACTCCTCGCCGATGGCCCCGGCCGTCACGGACCTGGAGGAGTACGCCCTCGGCACGGTCTGTGTCGCGGTGCCGGTGTACAGCGGGAACACCCTCGGCTCGCTCGGTGTCTCGCTGCGGGCCGACCGGCGCTCCCGGCTGGAGGAGATCACGGCGCGGCTGCTCCCGGCCGCGAGCCGCGTGACGAGAGGCCTCTCGCTCACTATCTGA
- a CDS encoding SpoIIE family protein phosphatase gives MRAESFESDGGGYEREPPRPTGLLDVLSVAAVVVDADGRIVFWTPQAEDLFGYTSEEALGTYAARLFIHPEHLPAVAKLFAEVLETGRSWAGAFPVRHKDGSTVLTEFRNMRLLDDLGDVYALGIAADHSLLQRVETDLALCERLINQSPIGIALLDPDLHYLLVNPALERIDATPAEDHVGRRLRETLPLPDIDTIESALRQVLTTGTPLLDQYHVGRPPADPDHEHAWSLSFYRLDDSSGRVLGAAISFVDVTERHRAAAEADRARRRLALVADASTRVGTTLEVEQTARELADIAAPELADVVAVDVLDSALACRRMRKPDNGPELFRALALKASYPSVALRAADPPGDLAAYDGDRLVTLCVHTARPVLVRHVGEHDLRRIARDDEATSLLARAGVHSYLAVPLIAHGEVLGALDLKRTRNPVPFDQDDVVLAGELASRAAVAIDNARWFQSVRNTALTLQRSLLPDHAPHQTGLELASRYQPAQATSEVGGDWYDVIPLTDDKTALVVGDVMGNGIDAAATMGRLRTATCAYADLDLDPGAVLQHLDKITCDLEHYIVTCLYAVYDPRTRQCRIANAGHMPPALARPGCAPELLELPTGAPLGVGGIPFGTTTVGLGPGDLLVLYTDGLVETRLHPIDERLDVLLGFLDEPLRPLEETCDLLLYGLRHPDDHDDVALLVARVL, from the coding sequence ATGAGAGCCGAATCCTTCGAGTCCGACGGTGGCGGGTACGAGCGCGAGCCGCCCCGGCCGACCGGCCTGCTGGATGTCCTGAGCGTGGCCGCGGTGGTCGTCGACGCCGACGGCCGCATCGTGTTCTGGACCCCGCAGGCCGAGGACCTCTTCGGCTACACCTCCGAGGAGGCTCTCGGCACATACGCGGCGCGGCTGTTCATCCACCCCGAGCACCTGCCGGCCGTCGCGAAGCTGTTCGCCGAGGTGCTGGAGACCGGCCGGAGCTGGGCGGGCGCCTTCCCCGTGCGGCACAAGGACGGCAGCACCGTCCTGACGGAGTTCCGCAACATGCGGCTGCTGGACGATCTCGGGGACGTGTACGCCCTGGGCATCGCGGCCGACCACTCGCTGCTCCAGCGCGTGGAGACCGACCTGGCGCTGTGCGAGCGGCTGATCAACCAGTCCCCGATCGGGATCGCCCTCCTCGACCCCGACCTGCACTATCTGCTGGTCAACCCGGCACTGGAGCGCATCGACGCCACACCGGCCGAGGACCACGTCGGCCGTCGGCTGCGGGAGACCCTGCCCCTGCCCGACATCGACACCATCGAGTCCGCCCTGCGTCAGGTGCTCACCACGGGCACCCCGCTGCTCGACCAGTACCACGTGGGCCGACCACCGGCCGACCCCGACCACGAGCACGCCTGGTCCCTGTCCTTCTACCGGCTGGACGACTCCAGCGGGCGGGTCCTGGGCGCGGCCATCTCGTTCGTCGACGTCACCGAGCGGCACCGTGCGGCCGCCGAGGCCGACCGGGCCCGGCGGCGCCTGGCCCTGGTCGCCGACGCCTCCACCCGGGTCGGCACCACGCTGGAGGTCGAACAGACCGCCCGCGAGCTGGCCGACATCGCCGCGCCCGAGCTGGCCGACGTGGTCGCCGTGGACGTCCTGGACTCGGCCCTGGCCTGCCGCCGGATGCGCAAACCGGACAACGGCCCCGAGCTCTTCCGCGCCCTCGCCCTGAAAGCGTCCTACCCCAGCGTGGCCCTGCGTGCCGCCGACCCGCCCGGTGATCTCGCCGCCTACGACGGAGACCGCCTCGTCACCCTGTGCGTCCACACCGCCCGGCCGGTGCTGGTGCGCCATGTCGGCGAGCACGACCTGCGGCGCATCGCCCGGGACGACGAGGCCACCTCCCTGCTGGCCCGCGCCGGCGTCCACTCCTATCTCGCCGTGCCGTTGATCGCGCACGGCGAGGTGCTGGGCGCCCTCGACCTCAAGCGCACCCGCAATCCGGTGCCGTTCGACCAGGACGACGTCGTCCTCGCCGGTGAGCTGGCCAGCCGGGCCGCCGTGGCCATCGACAACGCCCGCTGGTTCCAGAGCGTGCGCAACACCGCCCTCACCCTCCAGCGCAGCCTGCTGCCCGACCATGCGCCGCACCAGACCGGCCTGGAGCTCGCCTCCCGCTACCAGCCCGCCCAGGCCACCAGCGAGGTCGGCGGCGACTGGTACGACGTCATCCCGCTGACCGACGACAAGACCGCCCTGGTCGTCGGCGACGTCATGGGCAACGGCATCGACGCCGCCGCCACCATGGGCCGGCTGCGCACCGCCACCTGCGCCTACGCGGACCTCGACCTCGATCCCGGCGCCGTGCTCCAGCACCTGGACAAGATCACCTGCGATCTGGAGCACTACATCGTCACCTGCCTCTACGCGGTGTACGACCCCCGCACGAGGCAGTGCCGTATCGCCAACGCGGGACACATGCCGCCCGCGCTGGCCCGCCCCGGGTGCGCCCCCGAACTGCTCGAACTGCCCACGGGCGCCCCGCTCGGCGTCGGCGGCATCCCCTTCGGGACCACCACGGTCGGCCTCGGCCCCGGCGATCTGCTGGTCCTGTACACCGACGGCCTCGTCGAGACCCGGCTCCACCCCATCGACGAGCGCCTTGACGTCCTGCTCGGCTTCCTCGACGAACCTCTCCGTCCCCTTGAGGAGACCTGCGACCTGCTGCTGTACGGCCTGCGCCATCCCGACGACCACGACGACGTCGCCCTTCTCGTCGCGCGGGTGCTGTAG